Genomic DNA from Paenibacillus sp. MBLB1832:
CACGATTTGAACATACGGTAGGCGTTTGGTCACTCATGGCCCACTTTTGCCCAGAGGATCTTCATCTGCGCATCGCGGCATTACTCCATGATATCGGCCATCTGCCTTTCTCCCATGCAGTTGAGCGCACACTGGGATACAATCATCACCGCCAGACGGAGCAATTAATCGGAGAGGGCGTTATCGCCGATATCCTCATGGAGCATGGTATTTCGCCGCGGTCCATCGTGGAGCTGTTGAAACAAGAAACACCGCTCACGAACCCTACGGCCATTCTAGGCCTCGATCATCTAGACAGCTTCCTGAGAGATACGTATTATGCAGGCAAACAGCTGTTACCGCCCGCTGAACTTGTCAAAGGATTGCGTCTGCGCGGACCGTACTTGGAAGGCGATGAAACTACGGCCCTCGCGTTGATCGATACGATCGTCGAAGAGCACCGACTTATCCTTGATCCGCATTTCCTTGCGATGGATGCACTGCTGGCGAAAGCCACAG
This window encodes:
- a CDS encoding HD domain-containing protein produces the protein MSIQHTFGGGRITEPLYQWHLEAHPVEIELFRSKPVRRLKFLHHFGASALFSPLTHSRFEHTVGVWSLMAHFCPEDLHLRIAALLHDIGHLPFSHAVERTLGYNHHRQTEQLIGEGVIADILMEHGISPRSIVELLKQETPLTNPTAILGLDHLDSFLRDTYYAGKQLLPPAELVKGLRLRGPYLEGDETTALALIDTIVEEHRLILDPHFLAMDALLAKATAHHCESTPGMKERIPSLMDHELIQELLQSQNAVARETIQVLMYEPHRIQIKQEPVPGSIEVKIGKVYKKQPLIGDKPATEVNFQAAVKLAELDSMAATYFFTI